Proteins from one Pleuronectes platessa chromosome 16, fPlePla1.1, whole genome shotgun sequence genomic window:
- the atf7ip2 gene encoding activating transcription factor 7-interacting protein 2 isoform X1: MAEVQDQNKDCRGFKKSRQATAHHSTKAKKCSTAAERTRCISNQRPRVNIGLAFKSWRDLKSAKGFKTDTDVALCLLDKMKRSRSTSTSSGDADKMMKVSLSEMKALIKQEVRNEAKRNENKLKVLIETSLDLSVDYEKTIQKLEARINTLTKRAEGALVHMTNLFKKSPQQPPDENDVIRIDSGDEPMETMSQTDVRDCTETIGEFFQEMKTSENALKKIRSDNEDLKAALATPCAVTANESQGNVRIIEKVPEAEEQREKKTDCPEKTKECVSLNNINIPEDSEQDKLSYPPLPPAPFPSTLSIEAASYNIPQRLDVHLALIREPAGLSVLWKVGVEDPLAPPMDSYSVYIAVERQKGSSYFPKWIFLGELKAIQLPMCVMIKKYKPGHKVCVIVVGKDKFGRYGSYSEVVTAAIPE; this comes from the exons ATGGCAGAGGTTCAAGATCAAAACAAAGACTGCAGGGGCTTTAAAAAGTCACGTCAAGCAACAGCCCACCATTCCACCAAAGCCAAGAAATGCAGCACTGCGGCTGAGAGGACCAGATGCATATCAAATCAGAGACCTCGGGTGAACATTGGATTGGCTTTTAAAAGCTGGCGGGATTTGAAATCAGCAAAAGGATTCAAAACTGATACGGATGTGGCCCTGTGTCTCCTGGATAA AATGAAGCGATCCAGGTCCACTTCCACTTCCTCGGGAGACGCTGACAAAATGATGAAGGTCTCCCTGTCTGAG ATGAAAGCTCTGATCAAGCAGGAGGTTCGCAATGAAGCCaaaaggaatgaaaacaagctgAAGGTTTTAATAGAGACTAGTCTGGATCTGTCAGTCGACTACGAAAAAACCATCCAGAAACTGGAG GCTCGAATCAACACGTTGACGAAGCGAGCAGAAGGAGCTCTCGTCCACATGACAAATTTATTCAAAAAG AGTCCACAGCAACCTCCTGATGAAAATGACGTCATCAG gaTAGATTCGGGGGATGAACCGATGGAAACCATGTCACAGA CAGATGTAAGGGATTGCACCGAGACCATTGGGGAGTTCTTTCAAGAGATG AAAACCAGTGAAAACGCCTTGAAGAAGATACGTTCAGATAATGAAG ATTTGAAGGCTGCCTTGGCAACTCCTTGCGCTGTCACTGCTAATGAGTCTCAG GGGAATGTCAGGATCATAGAGAAAGTGCCAGAAGCTGAGgagcaaagagaaaagaagactgACTGTCCCGAGAAGACAAAAGAATGTGTCAGCCTGAACAATATTAACATTCCTGAGGACTCAGAGCAG GACAAGCTCTCGtatccccctctcccccccgctCCTTTCCCCTCCACCCTGAGCATAGAAGCAGCCTCGTACAACATTCCCCAGAGACTGGATGTGCACTTGGCCCTCATCAGGGAGCCTGCGGGCCTCTCCGTGCTCTGGAAGGTTGGGGTAGAAGACCCTCTTGCTCCGCCCATGGATAGTTACAG CGTCTACATCGCTGTCGAGAGGCAGAAGGGCAGCAGCTACTTCCCAAAGTGGATTTTTCTCGGTGAACTGAAGGCCATCCAGCTGCCCATGTGCGTGATGATCAAAAAGTACAAACCTGGCCACAAGGTGTGTGTCATCGTGGTGGGCAAAGACAAGTTTGGCCGGTACGGGTCCTACAGTGAAGTTGTGACCGCAGCCATACCTGAatag
- the atf7ip2 gene encoding activating transcription factor 7-interacting protein 2 isoform X2, which translates to MKRSRSTSTSSGDADKMMKVSLSEMKALIKQEVRNEAKRNENKLKVLIETSLDLSVDYEKTIQKLEARINTLTKRAEGALVHMTNLFKKSPQQPPDENDVIRIDSGDEPMETMSQTDVRDCTETIGEFFQEMKTSENALKKIRSDNEDLKAALATPCAVTANESQGNVRIIEKVPEAEEQREKKTDCPEKTKECVSLNNINIPEDSEQDKLSYPPLPPAPFPSTLSIEAASYNIPQRLDVHLALIREPAGLSVLWKVGVEDPLAPPMDSYSVYIAVERQKGSSYFPKWIFLGELKAIQLPMCVMIKKYKPGHKVCVIVVGKDKFGRYGSYSEVVTAAIPE; encoded by the exons ATGAAGCGATCCAGGTCCACTTCCACTTCCTCGGGAGACGCTGACAAAATGATGAAGGTCTCCCTGTCTGAG ATGAAAGCTCTGATCAAGCAGGAGGTTCGCAATGAAGCCaaaaggaatgaaaacaagctgAAGGTTTTAATAGAGACTAGTCTGGATCTGTCAGTCGACTACGAAAAAACCATCCAGAAACTGGAG GCTCGAATCAACACGTTGACGAAGCGAGCAGAAGGAGCTCTCGTCCACATGACAAATTTATTCAAAAAG AGTCCACAGCAACCTCCTGATGAAAATGACGTCATCAG gaTAGATTCGGGGGATGAACCGATGGAAACCATGTCACAGA CAGATGTAAGGGATTGCACCGAGACCATTGGGGAGTTCTTTCAAGAGATG AAAACCAGTGAAAACGCCTTGAAGAAGATACGTTCAGATAATGAAG ATTTGAAGGCTGCCTTGGCAACTCCTTGCGCTGTCACTGCTAATGAGTCTCAG GGGAATGTCAGGATCATAGAGAAAGTGCCAGAAGCTGAGgagcaaagagaaaagaagactgACTGTCCCGAGAAGACAAAAGAATGTGTCAGCCTGAACAATATTAACATTCCTGAGGACTCAGAGCAG GACAAGCTCTCGtatccccctctcccccccgctCCTTTCCCCTCCACCCTGAGCATAGAAGCAGCCTCGTACAACATTCCCCAGAGACTGGATGTGCACTTGGCCCTCATCAGGGAGCCTGCGGGCCTCTCCGTGCTCTGGAAGGTTGGGGTAGAAGACCCTCTTGCTCCGCCCATGGATAGTTACAG CGTCTACATCGCTGTCGAGAGGCAGAAGGGCAGCAGCTACTTCCCAAAGTGGATTTTTCTCGGTGAACTGAAGGCCATCCAGCTGCCCATGTGCGTGATGATCAAAAAGTACAAACCTGGCCACAAGGTGTGTGTCATCGTGGTGGGCAAAGACAAGTTTGGCCGGTACGGGTCCTACAGTGAAGTTGTGACCGCAGCCATACCTGAatag
- the emp2 gene encoding epithelial membrane protein 2: MLIILAFIILFHLAAAVLVFVATIHNAWWVVSPAGREVIFTDLWYSCNTTCFPVENSHTTDAAYLQAVQATMILATILCCVSFFVFILQLFRIQQGERFIFTAVIQLLASLCVMIAASIYTAQKKTFHVPSLQNGSYGSSYILAWVSFPMTLMSGLMYLVLRKRK; this comes from the exons ATGTTGATCATCTTAgccttcatcatcctcttccaCCTGGCGGCAGCCGTCCTGGTCTTCGTCGCAACCATTCACAAT GCGTGGTGGGTGGTGTCGCCTGCTGGACGAGAAGTCATCTTCACTGATCTGTGGTACTCCTGCAACACCACCTGCTTCCCCGTGGAGAACAGCCACACGACTGATGCAG CCTACCTGCAGGCCGTCCAGGCCACCATGATCCTGGCCACCATTTTATGTTGCGTCAGCTTCTTCGTCTTCATCCTTCAGCTCTTCAGGATCCAACAGGGCGAGAGATTCATCTTCACAGCTGTTATCCAACTTCTGGCCt CTCTATGTGTGATGATCGCCGCGTCCATCTACACGGCTCAGAAGAAGACCTTCCACGTGCCAAGTCTTCAGAACGGCTCTTACGGCTCCTCTTACATCCTGGCCTGGGTCAGCTTCCCCATGACCCTCATGAGCGGCCTCATGTACCTGGTGCTCAGGAAGCGCAAATAA